A region from the Rosa rugosa chromosome 6, drRosRugo1.1, whole genome shotgun sequence genome encodes:
- the LOC133717696 gene encoding cyclic nucleotide-gated ion channel 1-like, which produces MKCLSLDKNLKAIALASRSFTDRLYMMDILLNILAMTTAKSPSARSGDSSSGKKSALERVLAIANTSMVVANRIFRSYILVDILAVLPVPQVVIFSFFSKMRSSRSSETRKFLDSLVLLQYVPRVLRIFLLCNERHLIPRKAGIWIKSVFNFFLYILASHVLGAVWYYFSILKETACWQSAYRSQNQYEHGGYGCDDHHTSRNVTLLNGLCPTNPPNPTLFDFGVFTDAFLSGMLGSTNFPQKFLICFWWGLRNLSSLGQNLQPSTNAWENLFAVSISIIGLLLFLYLIGNLQTYLQFGTTRAEEIRRRTKTKDLEVDLWLSRKGIPNKVLKKLIMQTVERRIEENKDVQVENILSLLPVRHSNLIRHYMRLATLKKVPMLQRMDERLLREICTYLKSVTYEKEHPIMEEGRPLDKMFFIRQGMVRTYRIHKGDKVIKFGNSKVLEQGDLYGEELLNRISSFTSSSDLPNSTRFVRSLNKVEVFALEAEDLKKVVNKCWWHFTKDKILYQYYNKDQLNQLKRLAASAIQRQVTRIKTLQKNKSAKGPQMVTGQGNKKRKLGA; this is translated from the exons ATGAAGTGCCTCAGTTTGGACAAAAACTTGAAGGCAATTGCTCTTGCATCAAGATCGTTTACAGATCGCCTCTACATGATGGACATTCTTTTAAATATATTAGCTATGACTACGGCTAAATCACCATCAGCCAGATCTGGGGATTCCTCAAGTGGAAAGAAATCAGCACTCGAGCGTGTTTTGGCAATAGCAAACACGTCTATGGTAGTAGCTAACCGGATTTTCCGATCATACATTTTAGTGGACATTTTAGCTGTTCTTCCCGTTCCACAG GTTGTAATTTTCAGCTTCTTTTCCAAAATGAGGAGCTCAAGATCTTCGGAAACAAGGAAGTTCCTAGACTCTCTTGTTCTGCTTCAATATGTGCCACGGGTTCTTCGCATTTTTCTGTTGTGTAATGAACGCCATTTGATTCCAAGAAAGGCGGGCATATGGATTAAAAGtgttttcaatttctttctttacaTTCTAGCTAGTCAT GTACTCGGAGCTGTGTGGtattatttttctatattaAAAGAGACAGCTTGTTGGCAATCCGCTTACCGTAGTCAAAATCAATATGAACATGGCGGTTATGGCTGTGATGATCACCATACATCAAGAAATGTAACATTACTAAATGGACTATGTCCTACAAATCCACCGAACCCAACACTATTCGACTTTGGTGTATTTACTGATGCCTTTCTCTCTGGCATGCTAGGGTCAACAAATTTTCCGCAaaaatttttaatttgtttctggTGGGGCTTGCGAAATCTCAG TTCTCTTGGTCAGAACCTGCAGCCCAGTACCAATGCTTGGGAAAACCTCTTTGCGGTTTCCATTTCTATTATTGGCTTGCTACTATTTTTATATCTCATTGGAAATTTGCAG ACATATTTGCAGTTTGGAACTACACGAGCAGAAGAGATTCGGCGGAGAACGAAAACGAAAGATCTGGAGGTAGATTTGTGGCTATCAAGAAAGGGCATCCCTAATAAAGTACTGAAGAAACTGATCATGCAAACTGTGGAACGAAGAATCGAAGAGAACAAAGATGTTCAGGTGGAGAAcatcctctctctacttcccgtgAGACACAGCAATTTAATCAGACACTATATGCGACTCGCTACACTTAAGAAA GTTCCGATGCTTCAAAGAATGGATGAAAGATTGTTACGAGAAATATGTACGTATCTTAAGTCGGTGACTTACGAAAAGGAGCATCCTATTATGGAAGAGGGGCGTCCACTTGATAAGATGTTTTTCATCAGGCAAGGCATGGTTCGGACCTACAGAATACATAAAGGAGATAAAGTTATAAAATTTGGTAATTCTAAGgttcttgagcaaggtgattTATATGGGGAAGAACTTCTGAATCGGATATCAAGTTTTACTTCTTCTTCCGACTTGCCCAACTCGACCAGATTTGTTAGGTCTCTGAACAAAGTTGAGGTCTTCGCTCTGGAGGCCGAAGACTTGAAGAAGGTAGTCAACAAATGCTGGTGGCATTTCACCAAGGACAAGATTCTGTACCAATATTATAACAAAGATCAGTTGAATCAGTTGAAGAGGTTAGCAGCTTCTGCAATACAAAGACAAGTCACTCGCATTAAAACTCTACAAAAGAACAAGTCTGCAAAGGGTCCCCAAATGGTTACTGGTCAGGGtaataaaaagagaaaactaGGGGCATAG